The following are encoded together in the Raineyella sp. LH-20 genome:
- a CDS encoding glycosyltransferase family 4 protein: protein MGVTIDYQLRYHQGLEEYLVDDGWEVHIVSSPGATQADLAARNVASIHEVHMDRSPNTFRDLVALGKWVKLIRKLRPSVVLLGTPKAALLGMFASSICGVPRRIYEVHGLRLESASGLSRRFLSLLERITCRLATDVVPVSRSLAEAMANEKITAETKIRILGHGSPGGVDISHFATVVCDESLKNRIRQRLDLDSGIPVVIFVGRLTEDKGLAALSAAAGILSAARPVQFLIVGPVDDESGKAGVRTLTEAASRVTFTGNVDDVAPYLAVADVLCLPSRREGLPTVILEAFAAGVPVVATRATGVVDLVTDGRTGLLVPIDDPVALEDALERLLDDPEAARRLADSGREIVEAYFARADVHRRWTDFLSRDFGDDVDNFLLC from the coding sequence ATGGGTGTCACCATTGACTACCAGTTGAGGTACCATCAAGGGCTAGAAGAGTATTTGGTCGACGATGGCTGGGAGGTTCATATCGTTAGCAGTCCCGGGGCGACTCAAGCCGATCTCGCTGCGAGGAACGTCGCCAGCATTCACGAAGTTCACATGGATCGCAGCCCTAATACATTCCGTGATCTTGTCGCTCTTGGAAAATGGGTAAAACTCATTCGGAAACTGCGGCCCAGCGTCGTGCTGCTGGGCACACCAAAAGCGGCTCTCCTCGGGATGTTCGCTTCGAGCATTTGCGGCGTTCCTCGTAGGATCTATGAGGTTCATGGGCTGCGTTTAGAGAGCGCCTCGGGGTTGTCTCGGAGATTTCTCTCACTGCTGGAGAGAATTACCTGTCGGCTTGCAACCGACGTGGTCCCGGTGAGTCGCTCCTTGGCGGAGGCAATGGCGAACGAGAAGATCACGGCGGAAACGAAAATCAGGATTCTCGGACACGGAAGTCCCGGCGGGGTCGATATCAGTCATTTCGCCACTGTCGTATGCGATGAGAGCCTCAAGAACCGAATACGACAAAGACTAGATCTCGACTCAGGCATACCCGTGGTAATCTTCGTGGGACGACTAACAGAAGATAAGGGCTTGGCTGCTCTGTCGGCTGCGGCGGGAATTCTTTCCGCCGCACGGCCAGTTCAGTTTCTGATTGTTGGTCCCGTGGATGACGAGTCGGGGAAGGCGGGAGTCAGAACGCTGACTGAGGCCGCTTCGAGGGTGACTTTCACGGGAAACGTAGACGACGTGGCACCGTACCTGGCAGTGGCAGACGTGCTGTGTCTCCCGAGCAGACGGGAGGGTCTTCCGACGGTAATCCTTGAGGCATTTGCCGCGGGCGTTCCTGTTGTGGCCACACGGGCTACCGGCGTTGTAGATCTGGTGACTGATGGCAGGACTGGACTCCTTGTTCCGATTGACGATCCGGTTGCATTGGAAGACGCTTTAGAACGTCTATTGGATGATCCTGAGGCAGCCCGACGTCTGGCTGATTCGGGGCGTGAGATAGTGGAGGCATATTTTGCGAGAGCCGATGTTCATCGGAGATGGACAGATTTCCTAAGTCGCGATTTCGGCGACGATGTGGATAATTTTCTTCTGTGTTGA
- a CDS encoding NAD-dependent epimerase/dehydratase family protein, with amino-acid sequence MDLAIWISVIVVGLAAGLSPALWRPLLRLLSVVDVPNERSSHTRTTLRGGGLGPLFGLLVGAVLILVGSSGLANRSVFPIISIIATGMIMSGVGLLEDVRGLSVLSRAGLQVVVGAGLGLVLYISGGLALLWTPVVAIGFAAFVNFANFMDGIDGISSLYGLAAGLSYAVIGVMAQRDWLVLIGLMTAVAFAVFLPWNISPPRLFLGDVGSYLLGAVLGGCAINSMVSGVPFLVALAPLTLYLVDPLSTLYRRARKHERIFDAHRNHTYQRLVDAGISHMSIAGLIAVLTLITSGISLMVLINRGWAWFAGISIVGIAVGYLSLPSLWRRRGVATAKTLHAWRPDVEVISPREAWAPSRWAVVGASGFIGTAVVDHLRSNGVEVVPIVAPRVTLDRTSTDPQVVASAAEGHAATDAMARSLIGVDVVVNAAGMAVPDGEASPSLYGANGLLPAIVAHAAMRAGVGRCIHLSSAAVQGTRPMLDASTEVRPFSPYSKSKALGEFALLAAGMSRLETFKETDLLLIRATSVQGHGRRTTENLRRVARSPLASVAAPGDYPTVVSSLDGLVDFVERVGESKEAMPQILLQPWEGLSVLDVMALAGGRRPAVLPAWICRSILRSGHILSRIFPRVVGPLRRLELMWFGQAQDLNSPIEVSSNRTHIQRVLTNEGR; translated from the coding sequence ATGGATCTGGCAATCTGGATTTCTGTCATAGTGGTAGGACTGGCGGCCGGCCTTAGCCCGGCGCTATGGAGGCCCCTTCTGCGGCTTCTGTCAGTGGTCGATGTTCCTAACGAAAGATCCTCCCATACTCGAACGACTCTTCGAGGTGGCGGGCTCGGCCCACTTTTCGGCCTTCTTGTTGGAGCAGTTCTAATCCTTGTTGGGTCCAGTGGTTTAGCGAACAGGTCAGTTTTTCCTATCATCTCCATCATTGCGACCGGAATGATAATGTCCGGCGTCGGCCTCTTGGAAGACGTTCGGGGACTATCTGTACTCTCTCGCGCTGGTCTGCAGGTAGTCGTCGGAGCCGGGTTGGGCCTGGTCCTGTACATTTCCGGCGGCTTGGCGCTGCTGTGGACTCCGGTCGTCGCCATCGGATTCGCGGCTTTTGTGAACTTCGCTAACTTCATGGACGGAATTGACGGAATATCTAGCCTTTACGGGCTAGCTGCAGGGCTTTCCTATGCCGTTATAGGTGTCATGGCGCAACGTGATTGGCTGGTTCTCATCGGATTGATGACAGCGGTAGCATTCGCAGTCTTTCTTCCCTGGAACATATCGCCACCAAGGCTATTCTTAGGCGACGTGGGAAGTTACCTCCTAGGGGCGGTACTTGGCGGATGTGCAATTAATTCGATGGTATCAGGCGTTCCGTTCCTAGTCGCCCTGGCTCCCCTGACGTTGTACCTGGTAGATCCGCTGTCGACTTTGTACCGACGCGCAAGGAAACACGAGCGTATCTTCGACGCGCATCGAAATCATACCTACCAGCGCTTGGTCGATGCAGGCATTTCTCACATGAGCATAGCGGGTCTGATCGCAGTGCTTACATTGATCACGAGTGGAATCAGCCTGATGGTGCTGATCAATCGAGGCTGGGCTTGGTTTGCCGGAATATCTATCGTCGGGATTGCAGTCGGCTATCTCTCGCTGCCGAGCCTGTGGCGGCGCCGTGGGGTCGCCACGGCGAAGACGCTTCATGCTTGGAGACCTGATGTCGAAGTCATCTCGCCACGAGAGGCTTGGGCTCCGTCTCGGTGGGCGGTAGTGGGGGCATCAGGGTTCATCGGAACGGCAGTGGTTGATCATCTGAGATCGAATGGTGTGGAAGTGGTGCCAATCGTTGCACCGCGGGTGACGCTCGACCGAACCTCAACTGACCCCCAGGTAGTCGCGTCCGCGGCTGAGGGGCACGCTGCCACTGATGCGATGGCGCGCTCTCTGATCGGAGTCGATGTAGTGGTCAATGCAGCTGGTATGGCTGTCCCCGACGGCGAGGCAAGTCCGAGTCTATACGGAGCGAACGGCCTACTTCCTGCGATCGTCGCTCACGCCGCCATGAGAGCCGGCGTCGGGCGCTGTATTCATCTGAGTTCCGCCGCGGTCCAAGGAACTCGTCCCATGCTAGACGCCTCTACGGAAGTCCGGCCATTTTCTCCCTATTCTAAGTCGAAGGCGCTGGGGGAATTCGCACTGTTGGCGGCAGGAATGTCAAGATTGGAGACGTTTAAAGAGACGGACTTGCTCCTTATACGGGCGACGTCGGTTCAAGGTCATGGGCGACGCACTACCGAGAATCTTCGACGAGTCGCGCGCTCGCCGTTGGCAAGCGTCGCGGCTCCGGGTGACTACCCTACCGTAGTAAGTAGTCTAGACGGACTGGTAGATTTTGTGGAACGCGTTGGAGAATCGAAGGAGGCGATGCCCCAGATTCTGCTTCAGCCGTGGGAAGGGCTGAGCGTTCTCGACGTAATGGCCTTGGCTGGTGGGCGAAGACCTGCGGTGCTTCCGGCCTGGATTTGCCGATCAATTTTGCGGTCGGGGCATATTCTTAGCCGTATTTTTCCTCGAGTCGTAGGGCCTCTGCGACGTTTGGAACTAATGTGGTTTGGACAGGCGCAAGATCTCAACTCTCCTATTGAGGTAAGCAGCAACAGGACGCATATTCAGAGAGTCCTGACGAATGAGGGTAGGTAG
- a CDS encoding O-antigen ligase family protein: MPIIRLWPPTEIGNSMILSAKKAALRPDIGGDDLGRWQYGTERIATSGRLRLPLYLAFLAAALNQSNIVLGVNLSLADITALVALVVAAIDGRLWVPEKALGFLLAVAATSTAAVLFFDPQWLSTPVPLREVAAGQIKLAVAFAYFILGVNFTRSSQALPILRIFAYAGSAVSILIFFPSLSELLGLYMGGFRFKGLMNDPNYFAVLSIAALAVVWRDTSRRRVLRIASSTVLISAVLLSGSKTGLIVLTALATWRLLDHAGRERRSGIWSTWRPVFVLLAVGMVAVVLSSAWQGAATRLTLSTQSNPAIQRVMPLLTDFGSAIRQDGSGRDDTWTNALTVIQMSPIVGVGAGAYEDIDSAVNGSVLVAHNTYLQIAAEWGLPLAALFLLWVLITLLRKPVDDRQFRTWRTARDVCVVLLVGSFSVSLNNARVLWMVLGILAAVLDPSWRHVGSGHRRQLHADSAETAVRPE; this comes from the coding sequence GTGCCGATCATCCGCTTGTGGCCGCCCACCGAAATAGGTAACTCCATGATCCTTTCGGCAAAGAAGGCCGCGCTGAGGCCAGATATTGGTGGCGACGATCTTGGGCGCTGGCAATACGGAACTGAGCGAATCGCCACCTCGGGCCGACTCCGTCTCCCGCTCTATCTAGCGTTCCTTGCCGCAGCATTGAATCAATCGAACATCGTGTTAGGGGTAAACCTATCACTCGCCGACATTACTGCACTGGTAGCGTTGGTAGTTGCAGCCATCGATGGCAGGCTCTGGGTTCCGGAGAAGGCCCTTGGTTTTCTCTTGGCGGTCGCGGCCACATCGACGGCCGCAGTGCTCTTCTTCGATCCCCAATGGTTGTCGACACCGGTTCCGCTGAGAGAAGTGGCAGCCGGGCAGATAAAACTTGCAGTGGCATTCGCATACTTCATCCTCGGAGTAAATTTCACCAGATCTAGTCAGGCCCTTCCGATTCTCCGAATATTTGCCTATGCCGGATCCGCAGTTTCCATCTTGATATTCTTTCCAAGTTTATCCGAGTTGCTTGGACTGTATATGGGGGGCTTCCGTTTCAAAGGCCTTATGAATGACCCGAATTACTTCGCCGTGCTCTCAATTGCAGCGTTGGCCGTAGTTTGGCGCGACACCTCGAGACGTCGAGTCTTGCGTATCGCTAGTTCTACTGTCCTGATCTCGGCCGTACTACTTTCCGGGTCGAAAACGGGCCTTATTGTGCTTACCGCCTTAGCGACTTGGCGATTACTCGATCACGCAGGTCGCGAACGACGCAGCGGAATTTGGTCAACCTGGCGTCCGGTATTCGTACTCCTAGCGGTCGGGATGGTCGCGGTCGTTCTCTCTTCGGCTTGGCAAGGTGCCGCCACGCGCCTGACCCTTTCGACACAATCGAACCCGGCCATTCAGCGCGTGATGCCGCTGTTGACCGACTTCGGCTCAGCGATACGACAAGATGGGTCTGGGCGCGATGATACCTGGACCAACGCGCTTACCGTCATCCAGATGTCTCCTATTGTCGGTGTTGGCGCCGGCGCCTATGAAGATATCGATAGTGCCGTTAACGGGAGCGTCCTCGTCGCCCACAACACATACCTCCAGATCGCGGCGGAGTGGGGATTGCCACTTGCCGCGCTATTCCTGCTTTGGGTGTTGATCACTCTGCTACGCAAGCCCGTCGACGACCGCCAGTTTCGAACCTGGAGGACCGCTCGTGACGTGTGCGTGGTTCTACTAGTTGGGTCGTTCTCTGTCTCTCTGAACAACGCCAGAGTCCTGTGGATGGTCTTGGGAATTCTGGCGGCTGTTCTGGATCCGTCTTGGCGACATGTGGGTAGCGGGCACCGCAGGCAGCTACATGCCGATTCGGCAGAAACAGCGGTTCGACCTGAGTGA
- a CDS encoding polysaccharide biosynthesis tyrosine autokinase codes for MIKAQQETFDTFGYLGVTCVPGYRDPAGGEWDESRQGSRVELRDYIAVLRKYWRSTVAVTLFAVLGATAFNFFSAPTYTSRTALFFSVNGATSASDLAQGTTFTQKQVESYVEVATSPLVLQPVIAKVPLATTPAALAKQIKVGVPTNTSVITVEVVDRDPATAAAIADAVGTQLVSTVHDLSPDDSRGQKTVVATVITPATVPSSPTTPKVAQNLALGLLLGLFLGVGQAILRAALDTRIWSTEDVATVTDAPVVGRIPFDKTIVGRPGAAVDGRDTVRAEGFRRLRTNLQYLDAGQGRRSFVITSSIADEGKTSTSVNIAATLAAAGLHVLLLDADMRKPSVGRALGLEDAVGLSTLLIGRAQLRDVLQGAGVPEFHVVTSGQVPPNPSELLGSAAMSRLLETVTAQYDAVVIDAPPLLPVTDAAILSRITSGALVVVGSGDVRTPQLAGALESLESVDGRVLGLVLNKLRRGTSGYGSYYGHYGHYGHHGQGAEDHRPTARRATAEEPVARQRETA; via the coding sequence GTGATCAAGGCACAGCAGGAGACATTTGATACTTTTGGCTACCTAGGTGTGACCTGTGTGCCGGGATATCGTGACCCCGCAGGCGGCGAGTGGGATGAGTCGAGACAGGGGTCACGAGTGGAACTGCGGGATTACATCGCGGTGCTGCGTAAGTATTGGCGGAGTACGGTTGCCGTCACTCTTTTCGCCGTACTCGGCGCGACAGCTTTCAATTTCTTTTCGGCGCCGACCTACACCTCGAGGACGGCGCTTTTCTTTTCGGTGAACGGCGCGACCTCGGCGAGTGATCTCGCGCAGGGCACCACGTTCACGCAGAAGCAGGTCGAGTCGTACGTCGAGGTGGCCACCTCCCCGCTCGTCCTGCAGCCGGTGATTGCGAAGGTCCCGCTGGCCACCACCCCGGCCGCCCTGGCCAAGCAGATCAAGGTCGGCGTGCCCACGAACACGTCGGTGATCACGGTCGAGGTCGTGGACCGCGATCCAGCGACGGCCGCGGCGATCGCCGACGCCGTCGGCACTCAGCTCGTCTCGACCGTGCACGATCTCTCGCCGGACGACAGTCGGGGCCAGAAGACCGTCGTGGCCACAGTGATCACGCCGGCGACGGTGCCGTCCTCGCCGACCACCCCGAAGGTCGCGCAGAACCTGGCGCTCGGCCTCTTGCTGGGCTTGTTCCTCGGCGTCGGGCAGGCGATCCTGCGGGCGGCGCTGGACACCCGGATCTGGTCGACCGAGGACGTGGCGACGGTGACCGACGCCCCGGTCGTCGGCCGGATCCCCTTCGACAAGACGATCGTCGGCCGGCCCGGTGCGGCGGTGGACGGACGGGACACGGTCCGCGCCGAGGGCTTCCGCAGGCTGCGGACGAACCTGCAGTATCTCGATGCCGGTCAAGGCCGGCGCTCCTTCGTGATCACCTCGTCGATCGCTGATGAGGGCAAGACCAGCACCTCGGTCAACATCGCTGCCACGCTCGCTGCTGCCGGTCTCCATGTGCTGCTGCTCGATGCGGACATGCGCAAACCGAGCGTCGGTCGCGCTCTCGGGCTGGAAGATGCCGTGGGGCTGAGCACCTTGCTGATCGGGCGGGCCCAGCTCCGCGACGTGCTCCAGGGCGCCGGCGTGCCCGAGTTCCATGTCGTGACGTCCGGACAGGTGCCTCCCAACCCGTCCGAGCTGCTCGGATCGGCTGCGATGTCGCGGCTGTTGGAGACGGTCACCGCCCAGTACGACGCCGTCGTGATCGACGCTCCTCCGCTGCTCCCGGTCACCGACGCGGCGATCCTGTCGCGGATCACCAGCGGAGCGCTGGTGGTGGTCGGCAGCGGCGACGTCCGTACGCCGCAGCTGGCCGGGGCACTGGAGAGCCTGGAGTCGGTCGACGGCCGGGTGCTGGGCCTCGTGCTGAACAAGCTGCGCCGGGGAACCTCCGGGTACGGGAGCTACTACGGGCACTACGGCCACTACGGGCATCACGGGCAAGGCGCGGAGGATCATCGGCCTACCGCCCGGCGAGCCACCGCTGAGGAGCCGGTGGCTCGGCAACGTGAGACGGCCTGA
- a CDS encoding nucleoside-diphosphate sugar epimerase/dehydratase, whose protein sequence is MIAFAVFVTIRYDLNLTDPQWVAALEYALVAILATAVGGYSFHLYMGRSRVGSFAEATALGLLVIAVALLLGGFSFFVPNFPRGIALLLPPLALVFMGFGRWAFRNFFSQRRRRLATRTGDAGVGAAPRALVYGAGNDGHDVARLVDFAEEPPYRIVGFLDDDLEKKHRRIRSYRVLGQGTDLVEAARASEAEVVILAISGASRDLMDRVATECRAEGLKFVTVPPVRERIGGRVRLHELREFNVADLLGRRPIHTDLGAISDYVADKVVLVTGAGGSIGSELARQVHQLKPRKLVVLDRDESALHALQLSLYGVGLLDTDDMVLCDIRDRAALREVFRKHRPEVVFHAAALKHLPMLEMYPLEGWKTNVLGSLNVLEAAHGVGVETLVNISTDKAADPSSVLGQSKRIAERLTSWYARQHGVRYLSVRFGNVLGSRGSVLYTFRAQIERGGPITVTHPDVTRYFMTIPEACELVLQAGAIGDPSDVMVLDMGEPIRIVDVARRLIEESHRDDVRIEYTGLRHGEKLHEVLFSAREEGIPSAHPLINRVTVPEMTPGEIRATDPQDWNAVHEVFSRQRLSDQPLAMIKAASFSSTKV, encoded by the coding sequence ATGATCGCTTTCGCGGTCTTTGTGACGATTCGTTATGACCTGAACCTGACTGATCCCCAATGGGTGGCAGCGCTCGAGTACGCATTGGTGGCGATCCTGGCGACGGCGGTCGGCGGGTACAGTTTTCACCTTTATATGGGGCGGTCCAGGGTGGGCAGTTTCGCTGAGGCGACAGCGCTGGGCCTGCTCGTGATCGCGGTGGCGCTCCTCCTGGGAGGGTTCAGCTTCTTCGTTCCGAATTTCCCGAGGGGGATCGCCCTGCTGCTTCCCCCACTGGCGTTGGTCTTCATGGGGTTCGGTCGGTGGGCGTTCCGGAACTTCTTCAGCCAGCGGCGCCGCCGGCTCGCGACCCGCACAGGCGATGCGGGAGTAGGAGCAGCGCCTCGGGCGCTCGTGTACGGAGCGGGTAACGACGGCCACGACGTAGCGAGGTTGGTGGATTTCGCCGAGGAACCCCCGTATCGGATCGTCGGCTTTCTCGACGATGATCTGGAGAAGAAGCACCGTCGGATCCGTTCCTATCGGGTGCTCGGTCAGGGGACCGATCTGGTGGAGGCTGCCCGGGCCTCGGAGGCCGAGGTCGTCATCCTCGCGATCAGCGGCGCGTCGCGTGACCTGATGGATCGTGTCGCCACCGAGTGCCGGGCCGAGGGCCTCAAGTTCGTCACCGTGCCGCCGGTGCGGGAGCGGATCGGCGGCCGGGTCCGTCTGCACGAACTGCGTGAGTTCAACGTGGCCGACCTTCTCGGCCGACGCCCGATCCACACCGATCTCGGGGCGATCTCCGATTACGTGGCGGACAAGGTCGTCCTGGTGACCGGCGCGGGTGGATCCATCGGTTCCGAGCTGGCTCGCCAGGTCCACCAGCTGAAGCCTCGCAAACTCGTCGTGCTGGATCGGGACGAATCCGCGCTGCACGCCCTGCAGCTGTCGTTGTACGGCGTGGGGCTGCTCGACACCGATGACATGGTGCTGTGTGACATCCGCGACCGCGCGGCACTGCGAGAGGTCTTCCGGAAGCACCGTCCCGAGGTCGTCTTCCATGCGGCGGCGCTGAAGCACCTGCCGATGCTGGAGATGTACCCACTCGAGGGCTGGAAGACCAACGTCCTCGGCTCCCTCAATGTTCTCGAGGCGGCGCATGGCGTCGGTGTGGAGACCCTGGTGAACATCTCCACCGACAAGGCGGCGGACCCCTCCAGCGTCCTGGGCCAGTCCAAGCGGATCGCCGAGCGGCTGACGTCCTGGTACGCCCGCCAGCACGGCGTGCGCTATCTGTCGGTGCGCTTCGGCAACGTCCTGGGCTCCCGCGGATCGGTGCTCTACACCTTCCGGGCCCAGATCGAGCGTGGCGGCCCGATCACGGTCACCCATCCCGACGTCACGCGCTACTTCATGACCATCCCCGAGGCGTGCGAGCTGGTGCTCCAGGCCGGCGCGATCGGTGATCCGAGCGACGTCATGGTGCTGGACATGGGAGAGCCGATCCGCATCGTCGATGTGGCCCGGCGCCTGATCGAGGAGTCTCACCGCGACGACGTACGCATCGAATACACCGGGCTGCGACACGGCGAGAAGCTGCACGAGGTGCTCTTCAGCGCGCGGGAGGAGGGCATCCCCAGCGCTCATCCGCTGATCAACAGGGTCACGGTGCCTGAGATGACTCCGGGCGAGATCCGCGCGACTGATCCGCAGGATTGGAACGCGGTGCATGAGGTCTTTTCACGCCAACGGCTGTCGGATCAACCGTTGGCGATGATCAAGGCGGCCTCCTTCTCCAGTACAAAGGTCTAG
- the hrpB gene encoding ATP-dependent helicase HrpB: MSSFDLASIGAGLPAAHLVPALTAALADRRAAVVQAPPGTGKTTVVPPAVASLTGDRVVVTQPRRIAARAAARRLAALTATRLGHEVGYTVRGEQRTGAATRVEFVTTGVLVRRLLRDPDLPGVGAVVLDEVHERHLDSDLAVAMTREVSDLRDDLLVVAMSATLDAGRWASLLGDPPVPVVAAEADRHALTGEWAPVPPGVSRLDARGVTYDFLDHVARTTRRALDAHPEGDALVFLPGAWEVGQVVTRLSGAYDAVDVLPLHGRLSPRDQDRALAPGPRRRVVVTTSVAESSLTVPGVRLVVDAGLDRQPRYDTLRGMSGLVTVTESRASADQRAGRAARLGPGVVVRCFAEEDWARMVAYAPPEIATADLTGFALDIACWGAPGGEGLALPDPPPDAAMAAAVETLTDLGALRDGRATDRGRAMAAVPADPRLARALLDAAPQVGAATAAEIVALVAGDERPPGGDLAAQWRALRRGDTPTARRWRREAERFERLARDGDDGRSGVAGHAGSGGPGAEGRPGAVSSRDAALGLVVALAFPDRVARRRPGRDDPAYLLASGTGAVLERGSALVGQDWLAVAQVERSAAAGATGAVIRAAAAVDEATVRVAAAPLLVEEEVAEWTGHKVSARWVRRLGAIELSVVNVRPSADAGRAAVRTALADRGLGLTSDGGVFGWTEAARTLAGRLALLHRVYGDPWPAMDEATLLGHWQDWLVPEVDALIAGTPASRLDLTGALRRLLPWRLAGRLDELAPERVEVPTGSHIRVDYPAVDEPDGRPVLAVKLQECFGLTQTPRICEGRVPLLLHLLSPARRPLAITDDLASFWRNVYPQVRAENRGRYPKHPWPEDPLTAPPRRGTTRSGH; this comes from the coding sequence GTGTCCTCCTTCGACCTCGCGAGCATCGGCGCCGGCCTGCCGGCCGCGCACCTCGTGCCCGCCCTGACGGCGGCCCTCGCCGATCGTAGGGCGGCGGTGGTCCAGGCCCCGCCGGGCACCGGCAAGACCACCGTGGTGCCGCCGGCGGTGGCCTCGCTCACCGGTGACCGCGTCGTCGTCACCCAGCCGCGCCGGATCGCGGCTCGCGCCGCCGCCCGCCGGCTCGCCGCACTGACCGCCACCCGGCTCGGCCACGAGGTGGGCTACACCGTCCGCGGCGAACAGCGCACCGGAGCAGCGACCCGGGTCGAGTTCGTCACCACCGGTGTGCTGGTCCGTCGGCTGCTCCGCGACCCGGACCTGCCCGGCGTCGGTGCGGTCGTCCTCGACGAGGTGCACGAACGCCACCTCGACTCCGACCTCGCCGTCGCGATGACCCGCGAGGTGTCCGACCTGCGCGACGACCTGCTGGTGGTGGCGATGTCGGCGACCCTCGACGCCGGCCGGTGGGCGTCGCTGCTCGGCGACCCGCCGGTCCCGGTCGTGGCGGCCGAGGCCGACCGCCACGCGCTGACCGGGGAGTGGGCCCCGGTGCCGCCCGGAGTGTCCCGGTTGGACGCCCGTGGCGTGACGTACGACTTCCTCGATCACGTCGCGCGGACCACCCGACGTGCGCTCGACGCACACCCCGAGGGGGACGCACTGGTGTTCCTGCCCGGCGCATGGGAGGTCGGCCAGGTGGTGACGCGGCTGTCCGGGGCGTACGACGCCGTCGATGTGCTGCCCCTGCACGGGCGGTTGAGTCCGCGCGACCAGGACCGGGCGCTGGCGCCGGGACCGCGCCGACGGGTGGTCGTCACCACGTCGGTCGCCGAATCCTCGCTGACCGTCCCGGGCGTACGCCTCGTCGTCGACGCCGGCCTGGACCGCCAGCCGCGCTACGACACGTTGCGCGGCATGTCCGGTCTGGTCACGGTGACCGAATCGCGCGCCTCCGCCGACCAGCGGGCCGGCCGGGCGGCCCGGCTGGGCCCAGGGGTGGTCGTACGCTGCTTCGCCGAGGAGGACTGGGCCCGGATGGTGGCGTACGCGCCGCCGGAGATCGCCACCGCCGACCTGACGGGATTCGCGCTCGACATCGCCTGCTGGGGAGCTCCTGGTGGTGAGGGCCTCGCGCTGCCCGACCCGCCGCCGGACGCCGCGATGGCGGCAGCCGTCGAGACGCTGACCGATCTCGGGGCGTTGCGGGACGGCCGGGCGACGGACCGTGGCCGGGCGATGGCGGCGGTGCCGGCCGATCCCCGGCTGGCCCGGGCGCTGCTCGATGCCGCTCCCCAGGTGGGGGCGGCCACCGCGGCGGAGATCGTCGCCCTGGTCGCCGGCGACGAGCGCCCGCCCGGCGGTGATCTGGCCGCGCAGTGGCGGGCCCTGCGTCGGGGTGACACCCCGACGGCCCGGCGATGGCGGCGGGAGGCGGAGCGGTTCGAACGGTTGGCGCGGGACGGCGATGATGGGCGATCCGGAGTCGCCGGACACGCCGGCAGCGGCGGGCCCGGTGCCGAGGGCCGACCCGGCGCCGTCTCGTCCCGGGACGCTGCCCTCGGCCTGGTGGTGGCGCTGGCGTTCCCGGACCGGGTGGCGCGGCGGCGGCCGGGCCGCGACGACCCGGCCTATCTGCTCGCCTCCGGGACCGGGGCGGTGCTCGAGCGGGGCTCGGCCCTGGTGGGCCAGGACTGGTTGGCCGTCGCCCAGGTGGAGCGGTCGGCCGCCGCGGGAGCGACCGGTGCGGTGATCCGGGCCGCTGCCGCGGTCGACGAGGCGACCGTACGGGTCGCGGCGGCGCCGCTGCTGGTCGAGGAGGAGGTCGCCGAGTGGACCGGGCACAAGGTCAGTGCGCGTTGGGTGCGGCGGCTCGGCGCGATCGAGCTGTCCGTGGTGAACGTACGCCCCTCGGCCGACGCCGGTCGGGCTGCGGTCCGTACGGCCCTGGCCGACCGCGGGCTCGGCCTGACCAGCGACGGCGGGGTGTTCGGCTGGACGGAGGCGGCCCGCACGCTTGCCGGTCGGCTGGCGCTGCTGCACCGCGTGTACGGCGATCCGTGGCCGGCGATGGACGAGGCGACGCTGTTGGGCCACTGGCAGGACTGGTTGGTGCCGGAGGTCGACGCCCTGATCGCCGGCACTCCGGCCTCCCGGCTCGACCTGACCGGTGCACTGCGCCGGCTGTTGCCCTGGCGCCTGGCCGGGCGGCTGGACGAGTTGGCGCCCGAGCGGGTCGAGGTGCCGACCGGGTCGCACATCCGGGTCGACTACCCGGCGGTCGACGAACCCGACGGGCGGCCCGTGCTGGCGGTGAAGCTGCAGGAGTGCTTCGGCCTGACCCAGACCCCGCGGATCTGCGAGGGACGGGTGCCTTTGCTGCTGCACCTGCTGTCTCCGGCGCGGCGACCGTTGGCGATCACCGACGACCTGGCGTCGTTCTGGCGGAATGTCTATCCCCAGGTGCGCGCCGAGAATCGCGGTCGTTATCCGAAACATCCGTGGCCGGAGGATCCGTTGACCGCGCCACCACGACGAGGCACCACACGGTCGGGTCACTGA